The Chaetodon trifascialis isolate fChaTrf1 chromosome 17, fChaTrf1.hap1, whole genome shotgun sequence genome has a segment encoding these proteins:
- the pef1 gene encoding peflin, producing the protein MSFHYGQGYPGGGNPPPSAPYGGGNGPYGHHPSAPYAGATRPQGGPYGAYGAPGQGGHYGPGPGGAPGGHYGGYGGQPHGGMYGHHAPQGNIPPGVNQEAYLWFQSVDTDHSGFITLKELKQALVNSNWSSFNDETCLMMINMFDKTRSGRMDLFGFSAMWDFMQRWRALFQQYDRDHSGSISGMELQQALAQMGYNLSPQFSETLVRRFTVPGTRPGIHLDRFIQVCTQLQIMTQVFRERDTAMTGNIRINYEDFLSGAVTRLM; encoded by the exons ATGAGTTTTCACTACGGACAG GGCTATCCGGGAGGAGGCAACCCACCACCAAGTGCTCCATACGGGGGAGGCAATGGTCCATATGGGCATCACCCCTCAGCTCCATACGCTGGTGCAACACGTCCACAAGGAGGTCCTTATGGTGCTTATGGAGCCCCAGGTCAGGGAGGGCACTATGGGCCTGGACCAGGGGGTGCCCCCGGTGGGCATTATGGGGGTTATGGGGGACAGCCTCATGGAGGAATGTATGGACACCATGCTCCCCAAG gtaaCATCCCTCCTGGCGTTAACCAAGAGGCGTACCTGTGGTTCCAGAGCGTTGACACCGACCACAGCGGCTTCATCACCCTAAAGGAGCTGAAGCAGGCACTTGTCAACTCCAACTGGTCTTCTTTTAATGATGAGACCTGCCTCATGATGATCA ACATGTTTGACAAGACACGGTCGGGTCGAATGGACCTGTTTGGCTTCTCAGCGATGTGGGACTTCATGCAGCGGTGGAGAGCACTCTTTCAACAGTATGACAGAGACCACTCAGGCTCTATCAGTGGCATGGAGCTCCAGCAAG CCCTCGCTCAGATGGGCTACAACCTAAGTCCCCAGTTTTCCGAGACACTGGTGCGGCGCTTCACCGTGCCAGGCACACGACCCGGCATCCACCTGGACCGCTTCATCCAGGTGTGCACCCAGCTCCAGATCATGACGCAGGTGTTCAGGGAGAGGGACACGGCCATGACAGGCAACATTCGCATCAACTATGAGGATTTCCTGTCTGGGGCCGTCACCAGGCTCATGTGA
- the gja4 gene encoding gap junction protein alpha 4, with product MSRADWSFLEHLLEEGQEYSTGIGRVWLTVLFLFRMLVLATAAESAWDDEQADFVCNTRQPGCTAVCYDKAFPISHFRYFVLQIIFVSTPTIFYFGYVAIRTSRDTKEGENKDAEQAEAGVGGSKRGEIVTVKDNNYVTEDNTEEKEKQEDVGKGRRADKAPPEVPKLKGRLLCAYAFSILVKVLLEVGFIAGLWFLYDGFFIAPKFECKGFPCPHTVDCFVSRPTEKTIFTIYTQVIAAVSLLLNLFELLHLLQLAISQRLEKRYRAQHQDYLPRAQQATAREETPELQAEASQSYKAGSHVDLPIQSEAPCYSNPCESYEELAIEVNWGPGEAASDLLPSYMNCMGAMRTTHSPRVHYKKPAHHTGKNTKGAHKGHSKQKHYV from the coding sequence ATGTCCAGAGCTGACTGGTCCTTCCTGGAGCACCTGCTGGAGGAGGGCCAGGAGTATTCGACAGGCATTGGCCGCGTCTGGCTTACCGTACTCTTCCTGTTTCGCATGCTGGTACTGGCAACTGCTGCTGAGTCCGCCTGGGATGACGAACAAGCTGACTTTGTCTGCAACACGCGACAACCTGGCTGCACGGCTGTGTGCTACGATAAAGCCTTCCCCATTTCCCACTTTCGCTACTTTGTCCTCCAAATCATCTTTGTGTCCACGCCGACCATCTTCTACTTTGGATATGTGGCTATAAGGACGAGCAGGGACACGAAAGAAGGGGAAAATAAGGATGCGGAACAGGCAGAGGCTGGTGTTGGTGGAAGTAAGAGAGGAGAAATTGTAACAGTGAAGGACAATAACTATGTGACTGAAGACAATacagaagagaaggagaaacaagAGGATGTTGGGAAAGGAAGAAGAGCCGACAAGGCTCCTCCTGAGGTTCCTAAACTGAAAGGCAGGCTGCTGTGTGCATATGCATTCAGCATCCTGGTCAAAGTCCTGCTAGAAGTTGGCTTCATCGCAGGGCTGTGGTTCCTTTACGATGGCTTCTTCATTGCACCAAAGTTTGAGTGCAAGGGGTTCCCTTGTCCTCATACGGTAGACTGCTTTGTCTCTCGTCCCACGGAGAAGACCATCTTCACCATCTACACTCAGGTGATTGCCGCCGTCTCCCTGCTCCTCAACCTCTttgagctcctccacctccttcaaCTTGCCATCTCCCAGCGGCTAGAGAAACGCTACCGTGCCCAGCACCAGGACTACCTACCTCGGGCACAGCAGGCAACAGCACGAGAGGAGACTCCAGAACTCCAAGCGGAGGCATCACAGTCTTACAAAGCAGGGAGCCATGTGGACCTCCCTATCCAGAGTGAGGCTCCATGCTACTCCAACCCCTGTGAGAGCTATGAGGAGCTGGCCATAGAGGTGAACTGGGGACCTGGGGAGGCTGCGAGTGACCTGCTACCTAGTTATATGAACTGCATGGGAGCTATGAGGACTACACATTCCCCTAGAGTCCATTATAAGAAACCTGCACACCACACTGGGAAAAACACTAAGGGTGCCCATAAGGGACACTCAAAGCAGAAGCATTATGTATGA
- the smim12 gene encoding small integral membrane protein 12: MWPVVWTALRTYAPYVTFPVAFVVGAVGYHLEWFVRGTPIPREQVSILELREERKLQEQAGLDSTQVLSLKEKLEFTPKAALNRNRPEKS; encoded by the coding sequence ATGTGGCCTGTAGTGTGGACAGCGTTACGGACCTACGCCCCTTATGTCACCTTCCCTGTGGCCTTTGTGGTGGGAGCGGTGGGCTACCACCTGGAGTGGTTTGTCAGGGGGACCCCTATACCTCGAGAGCAGGTGAGCATCCTGGAGctcagggaggagaggaagctgcaggAACAAGCGGGTTTGGACAGCACCCAGGTGCTTAGCCTGAAAGAGAAACTGGAGTTCACGCCCAAAGCGGCTCTGAACAGGAACCGACCCGAAAAGAGCTAA
- the gjb9b gene encoding gap junction protein beta 9b, with product MNWSALEALLSGVNKYSTVFGRIWLSMVFVFRVMVFVVAAQRVWGDESKDFVCNTAQPGCNNVCYDHIFPISHIRLWALQLIFVTCPSLMVVGHVKYREKKDMQYTASHKGSHLYANPGKKRGGLWWTYLLSLIFKAGFDAGFLYLLYHIYEGYDMPRLSKCSLDPCPNTVDCYISRPTEKKIFTLFMVVSSAVCIFMCICEMIYLICKRIQKLIRRKTEAERRLFAESHEMTPLAAPRSEFRSKTSIRVDPTASLHNLSNIKAEEGQTPKD from the exons ATGAACTGGTCTGCACTGGAGGCACTCCTCAGTGGGGTCAACAAGTACTCCACTGTGTTTGGCCGCATCTGGCTCTCCATGGTCTTCGTCTTCCGGGTGATGGTGTTCGTGGTGGCGGCCCAACGAGTGTGGGGGGATGAGAGCAAGGACTTTGTCTGTAACACGGCCCAGCCGGGCTGCAACAATGTGTGCTACGACCACATCTTCCCCATCTCCCACATCCGCCTGTGGGCCCTGCAGCTCATCTTCGTCACCTGTCCATCGCTGATGGTGGTGGGGCACGTCAAGTATCGTGAGAAGAAGGACATGCAGTACACTGCCTCGCACAAGGGTAGCCACCTGTATGCCAACCCTGGGAAGAAACGTGGGGGGCTGTGGTGGACTTACCTG CTGAGTCTGATTTTCAAGGCAGGCTTCGACGCTGGATTCCTTTACTTGTTGTACCACATCTACGAAGGTTACGACATGCCCCGCCTGTCCAAGTGCTCCCTGGATCCGTGCCCCAACACGGTGGACTGCTACATATCACGACCCACTGAAAAGAAGATCTTCACCCTCTTCATGGtggtctcctctgctgtctgcatcTTCATGTGTATCTGCGAGATGATTTACCTTATCTGCAAACGCATCCAGAAACTCATTAGGAGGAagactgaggcagagaggaggctgtTTGCCGAGAGTCACGAGATGACGCCGCTGGCAGCACCCAGGTCAGAGTTCAGGTCCAAAACATCAATCAGAGTGGATCCTACAGCCTCTCTCCACAACCTCAGTAACATCAAGGCTGAGGAGGGGCAAACTCCGAAAGATTAA